GGCTGCGTGTACACAGTAATTGGGGAGGCAAGCATCTGGGGGAGCAGAAGGCACAGATCAATCTGGCTCACTTTTGTCACTAACAGGCTGGCCGCTCGGCGAGCAGCAGGGGTCGATGCCTGGTGTGAGCATGTGTCACTCTGGAGATGAAAATGCTTAAGCTCACAGGATGGGTCTGGTGAGAGGCCAGTCTCGGACTGCACTGGACTTGTGTGGAACTGCAGGGGTCTGGCTTGGTCTGGCTGGGTATGGATGTGAAGTGGGGGTGTCTCTGACCCATCTATGTTTAGGTTCCTGGCTTGTGAGTCCAGCTTCACCACTGTTTCTTTTGTCATCAGAGGAGttgtccctcttctctcttggCTGGACCAAGGGGGCATGGGCAGAATCCATGTCCCAGCCCTGTTTGGCTAGCCTGGGCTGCCAGTTCTGTCTTTGGGCTGTCCCACCAGTAGGCCCTGCTGAGCCACAGTGTATTTCtcagtgattttctttctcttggagaCCAGAAAGGCTGGTAGGGCAGCACAGGTATTCCCATGACCCAGTCTGTTCAGCTTCTAGGTTTTGCTCTGTCCGTCGGGGGCCCCATTATGCCTTTCTTTCCATTACTTAAGTGAGTGATCGGGGCTGCAGCGAGTGTCGGTGGTTTCGACTGGCTGGCCCCTCACAGTGGCTTCTTGTGTTCAGATGGCAGGAGCAAGACATGGAGCTTTCTTGAACCGTGAGCCAAAAGCTACTGTGGCAGCTGTGTAGTCCAGTCCCCCTGCATGTCAGCCTCTGTAGCGGAGCCCTGAGCTGCGCGGGCCTGCAGGGAAACTTGGACCAGactgtgtgtgtgggagggctgTCGCTCTGCACCCCCTCACTGCTCTCAGCAAGGTATTTATGGGCTCCCCTGCCTGCATATCCTGAGGCCCTGTCTTCCTCCTGAGGGCTCTTGTCTCCCCAGGAATTGCTGGGAGCTAGCACATTGGTGAGGAGGACCCTGTTAAGTGATTGTTCGGTAATGTGATCTGTCATTTTCCACCAGTTCAGTTTAGTAAAAGCTGAGATTTGCCTTCCAAAAACCAGGTTAGGGTAGCAACTGCAAGTAGTCCCCACCCCTTCTTCGGGACTTCAGAAGAGTGTTCTCCTTGGtgctccccctccacctcctgtATGTAAGTGGGGAAGGGTACGGGGGAAGAATTGGAGGTCAAGGGAGTTGAACTGGGGGAAGCAATAGTCAGTGTGTAAGTGTATCTGCTGAATGGGCATACAGTTGCCCTGAATGTGGGCTCTTAGATTTTCCTGAACCCcctggagattgagttcagttGTGCCCCAGGGCAAAGGGCACCATAAAGTGGAACAGGCAGACCTCATTCGGCAGGAAGGAGGGTGACGGTGCCCTTAATATCCCGGCCAAACCTGCCGTAGGCTCAGCAAAGGTCCTACTTGCCTATTCTTTGGGAATATCAGAACCCATGCCAAAGTGCTCCCAGAAGACTCAGGCACTCAGAACAGTTCTGTGTCTACCCTCCTCCAGTAGAGGGGCTTGAGGGCCTTGAGAGCCTCTGTATGCCTAGCACCAGGCACTAGGGCTCGTCCAGCTTAGCTTGGTCTAATGGGAATGAACAATGAACTTGAAATCACTGGAATAATTGCTTAGCTCTGGGGGCTAAGAGGAAGCCTGAGAAAGTGTCCTTTACCCTGAGAACCTGAGGATTCAGCCGGGTGAAGACAAGCTGTACAGGCTGAGTCCCTGAGACAGACAGCTGCTTGGTGTATGGCTGAGGTGAGGCAGCCACGGGTGTTTGTAGGAGATCAGGCTTTGTGCAGTTTCTCTGAGGACAGAATGTACTAAAATGAGGCTGGTCTAGAGCACTGCCAGGCATCCCCTGTGTGGTTTAAAGAGGTCGTGAAGACTGGAAAGAAAGGCCCTGGTCCCACCTATCCCCCAAGAGCTCCCTGCCCTCTCAGCAGATGGAGAAATCTAGTTGCCTTGAATTGTTTCCTTGTCTCCCCATGGCTGAGGGGTGGAGGCTGATGCGGGGAAGGCAGTGGTTGCCCACCATCACTCTGTcagatggagagaggtgggtcACCTCTTAAAAGACAAGGAAGTTCCCTGCTAAGTGGCCTGATATGGACATCCAGAGTTTGGAGCTTAAGTCTGGCTCAGGATATGGTGGAAGGTTTGGGTCATTCTCTTTAAATCTTCCTGAGTTATAGTGATTTGGGGGTAGCTGGGGGATCTTGACGGGGACCACCTTCCTGAGCCAGGCTTTGAGTCCAGATACCTTAGAAGTTTGCTGCTTGGGGGAACGGGGGAGAACAGGTCTTTCTCCTACTTGTCAGATGGACTCCTTACCCAGAGAACAGCCTCTGCTTGGTGGCCTGGGCCAGTGTTGGGTAGGAAGGGGAGGTCCAGAAAGAATGCTGTACTTGGGAGGAGCTGGGCAGTGCCTCTCTCTAGGGGGAGAGTGCTGGAATGCTGCATAATGCTAAGTGCTATGGTGATGGCATCATCAGGATGGGGAGAGCAGTGTTGAGTGCTCCCGCTCTAATGCTTGTTCTTGGCCTCTAGCCCTGGCCCAGTGTGTCTAACTTGGCCAAGGACTTCATTGATCGCCTGTTGACGGTGGATCCTGGCGCCCGTATGACTGCACTGCAGGCCTTGAGGCACCCGTGGGTGGTAAGCATGGCAGCCTCTTCATCCATGAAGAATCTGCACCGCTCCATCTCCCAGAACCTCCTCAAACGTGCTTCCTCCCGCTGCCAGAGCACCAAGTCGGCCCAGTCCACGCGTTCTAGCCGCTCTACGCGCTCCAACAAGTCACGCCGTGTGCGTGAGCGGGAACTGCGGGAGCTCAACCTGCGATACCAGCAGCAGTACAACGGCTGAGCTGCTGGCTACGGCGCAGACATCCTGTGGTCCCAGCTTGGCCGTGCATCACTGTGCCATCTGGCCCTGATGCCCTCtctggagataggcctgtatGGCCGGCAGCAGGTGAATGGCCCTACCCGCTTCTCTTCAGCAGCCCCCATCCTCATCCTGGGCCTGAGCCTGGTGTGACCAAGTGGAGGGAGCCTGGGGATGTGTGAGCCCTCTGAACTGGCACCGGTGCTCCTTTTGGTGGGCAACTGCTCTGCTACCAGTTGGGAAAAGGGCAGGACCTGGCCTCAGGCTCTTTCACCCCTTGGCTCTTCCCCAAGACCAAAGAGGCAAGCTGTGCCAGGTAGAGGGTGTCCTGTTGTCCCAGGACTCTTTGGGACAGTTACTTCTGAAACCCTCTTTCCTCCACTGAACCTTCATCTCTGGCCTCCCACATTCCATTGCATCCTGATCTGTAACACAGAGAGAGGCCCAGGTAGGCCCAAAGCTTGTGTCTTGGCTGGACTCCCAGCTAAGTCTAAACAGTCTCCCACCTCTCACCCAagatctctcttcctttgtggtaCCCCCAGAGGCCCCTCCTGGACTCAGGACTGGCTAGAACCTCTGGTGGTAGGGCCATGGCATAGTCCTTGGCCCTTCTGGACTGTGTGGCCATGTTGGTAGCAGGCTTGCTCCAGGCTCTAACCTCTCTCTGACAGTGGGAGGGAGAGCTCCTGCCCACCAGCCCATTGCTCTCAGTGCCTTCTTTGCAGAGCCCACCATCACTTCTTTCTCCCCCTTGGATGCCCATTCTATTCCCTGGGTGCCTCCTTCCCAACTGTGGGGGATTAAAGGGAGCCCCACTGCTGCTACCTGgggaatgggggcacctgggccaAGGCACAGGCCAGGGGCTTCCCAGGGAGAGTCCCATCAATATTCCAGTGTCAGCCCTGGTTCTACCCTTGGTACTGCCCAATGTCCCTTCCCTTCAGGCTCTGCAGTGGCATAAAGGCGCCATCTAGTGTCTGGCATGAGTATGGGCAGCCTGGGAATGACCACTGTACTCACCCTTCATCTTCTAGaggaagtgggaaggaaggagctgCTGTGTTGAGGAAAGGTCCCAGGCTGCTCAGCCCTCCCCTTCTGCTGAGCTTCTGCACAGCTCCAGTTGGAACTTAGCCATACTGTGTGACCTGCCTCTGAACCCTGAGTGCCTGGGGCCCTGGCCTTCTCACAGCTGGCCTTGCTTGGTCCAGCCTGTCCTTGCTTCCTTTCACAGCATTACCTGTCCAGCCTGGGCCCTGCCGAATCTTAGGTTGGAGGGAGCTCCTGCAGGAGGTGGGTGGAATTGGGTGGCTGCTTTCCCGGAGGCCTGAGCCAGACCATCCCCGTGTTAGTCAAGGTGCCTCCCCACCACCACAAACAAGGCTGGAACCCAAGTCCCCTTCTTTCTCAGCTGCTTTCAGTGGCAGGAAAGGAGGTGTGGCCCAGCTTTAGCTGTAGCTAGATTGCAGGGCCTCTGCCAGCAGGGAGAGACTGGCCCTCACTCAGTTTTTCCCAGTGGGTAGCCTTGGGCCAGGCCCTCCTCTTTCTGCATGTGCCACCTCCAGTGGGAAACAAGGCCAAAGAGAACACTCTGGGCCAAGTCGACTGCCTTAAACATTCCCTCCTATCCTCAGTGCTCCTGGCAcaaggcagcagagagcccaagccCTGTGGCCTCAGAATTCCCCTCACTTCCCCAAGTGCCTCTGGAGGCCTGAACCCTGGGGATTTATTTCCTCTCTTGTCCAAGATAGGCCTGACCCTAAGGGTAGGACAGAGGGAGGTTGGAGACATGGGCCTTTATGCCATGGACCGTAGATGGAGAGTGtgcagttatttattttgtgtactCAGTTTGTAAATGTATCCTCTGTACTCAATAAACAGGCTGCCCTCCCCAGGGAAGGCTGCCCATCCATTCTGACAGCCCAGGCTCCTTGCTGTGGACCAGGGGAGGAGATACCTGCCATGCCAGAAGTCAAAGTCgcaagaggggaaggggactCCCAGGagcctctcccttcccttatAAGGACAGACAAGAATACACAAGAGGACAGAGCATGGCGTCTTTATTGgattgagatggggagaggggctgtgATAGTCTCAGTTGTAGGCTATGATCTGGTTGATCCAGGTGCTGAACTTGCTAACCCGAGTGTATATGGCAGGCTTGTGCACGTTGCAGTTGCTGGTGCCCCAGGAGACAACGCCAATAAGCACCCACGTGTTCCCTTTCTGGCAGACAAGAGGCCCTCCAGAGTCTCcctgagggaaggagaggggagaagtcAGCTCGGCGATTAGGGGGTGCCACAGGACAGCGAGAGGATAAGACAGGGTGCTGTTGCTCACCTGGCACGAGGAGGCCCCTGAGCCGCCTGCACAGATCATGGAGTCAGTGATACGTGAGCCCCAGTACTGCCTGCACTGACTCACAGTGACGAGGGGCAAAGCCACCTGCTGCAGGCGTGCTGGGGTCACATTGCCTGTGGGCCAGAAGGGGGTGGTTAAGCCCGGGATGACTTGTTCCCACCCTAGCGCTCTCACCCAGATTTTTGGCCCAAGTTCCTACCCACGCCGCTGAGGCGTCCCCAGCCAGTGGTGACACACGTGAGGCCTGCAGGCAGTGCCTCATTTGGAGAAGCCAGGCAGACTGGTGTGATTCGTTTTGTGTACTGGGCCGGGGAGGCGAGCTTCAGTAGTGTCAGGTCATTGTTTAGGGTGGTAGGGTTCCAGAAAGGGTGCGTGATGGCCTGTGGAACCAGGAAGGGGCCACGTAGAATGGGGGGTGGGCACAGGCCTCCAGTGTTGATAGGTGCTGAGGGGCTAGCCTAGGGCATGCCTTGAATTCCTCATCCCCAgagcccacccacctgccccatcCATTCTTCCTTTCCGTGTCTATAGCCCAGACACTCACCTTTGAGATGGACAGAACCTGCAAAGGCTCAGCATTGGATGATCGGTCATATTCGCCCAGGACAACAAAGTGGCGGCCAGGGCTGCAGTGAGAGTGGGGTTGGGCAGCCGCAGGGAGAGCAGAGCAACAAAAGAAGGGCATCCAGGGAAAGGAGACTGGAGAGGAGGGCAAGGGGGCAGAGTGGGAGTACTCACATGACTTTGCAATGGGCAGCAGTGACCACCCAGGACTGGCTGATGAGGGAACCACCGCAAAAGTGGAAGCCACTGCTATCCTGGGGTCAGAAGTCAGAAGTGGGAGTGGGCTCAGGCTATGCCTAGGCAGGAAGCACCTGGTACCCTGCCCCACACCTAGGGTGCATGTACCTGCAGGGACACCTGCCAGGGCCAGGAGCCTGGCACTGCATTCTCCCCGTTGACAATCCTCTGGCTGAAGCTCAGTACCGGCTTGATGGCAGGAATGCCGCAGCCTGCTCTGCCATTGGACTGGTGAGGACCTGCTTCTCACACCAgcctgcccacctctccccacctcctcctgggtGCCCCCGGCTCTGCCCCAGAGGTCCAAATCAGAGAGGGCTCGTCACTACCCCTTCTCACCCACAGCACTTTTAGGTATCTCAGTTACCCATGTCCAACTGGCCCCCAATTCTGTCCATTCTCTGACAGCTCTCTCCAACTTACTCCCCATTGTTCCCCAACTTCACCACCACCCGCCATTTTTCTCCGACCCCTGGGATAGTCTCCTCTCTAGCCTCGCACCTGCTCCAGGCCTCCACAGCCAGAGGTTTCTCCCTGAACTACATGTCCAACCTTCATTTCTCAGTTTCCTAAACCCTCCCTGGCTCCTAGCTCTGGCCTCACCTCCTGTCCCATTTTGAGGCCAGCCCCTGTGCACCTCTTGCCCCCCTCCAGCCCTGGCACATCCTTTTCTCCTTTACCCATTCTGTCCACCTGGTTCCCTTCCCGGCAGCCCAGCTGAGCCCCTGGGCAGGAAGCCTGGGCTGGCTTTGGGGGCTAGGTTGCTTGAGGGCTGGTCAGTCAGGGCTGGTCCAGGCCCACTCACCCCAGGAGGAGCCAAGGAGGCCCAGGCTAAGGGTCAGGCTGAGCAGCAGCATTGTGGCAGATGTGAGGTTGAGAACTGGGCCTGGTTTTATGGATCTCCTCGTCCTTGGGCCAAAGTCCCAGGCCTGAGGCAAGCCATGCTCCGGTCAGGAGGAGGGTCTCTAGGCCAAGGTCCTGGACTCAGGCCTGGACTTATCAGAGCCCAGGTGTGAGGCTCTCACTTCCACCCTCCAAAACCTGGTCTCCGATTGGCTCCCTGAACTACCTCGCATCCCAAGTGTTGAGGACTGGGTAGCAAGGACCTTTGGTGAAATTAGGTTTATGGTAACCACCTGGTGGCTGGGATCAGGGAAGTTTCCCAGGGCTGTCAGGGGCATCAGACTTAGAAGCCTGCCCTGCACCCGGGGGTGATCCTGACAGGTGGAGGGAAGGTCCAGCTGTACCAGCCCTGCTGAGGAAGGCCAGGGCCATGTGGCCAGCACAGGGGTTCTGGCAGGTCACAAATCCTAACAGATAGCATCTCTGTGATCCCTCCCCAACTTGAACAGGAGTCGGTTTGCTCAGAGAGATGGTGACTCTCCCACCAGCACATGGTGCATTTGGTTCCAAATCTTCATCTGTCTGGCTCTCAAGCCCATATTCTTGTTGATGAAATGATATCTGGGAGGAGCCTAGCACACAGGAGGGTAAGGTGTGAGTCCTTGGTGACTGGCTGACCTTGGATGGAGGTTACAGGTACAAGCGTGACGGCCATCAATCTCTGACAGCCTCCAGGCCTTGGGGCTTCTGTGGGCAAGCTCTTGGTGTCTGCAGCCCATTTGTTGTAGAGCTCCAGGCTGAGCCTGCACTGAGGAAGAGAAGACGACCCTGTGTGCAAAGCTGTAGTGGGTAAGTTGGCTGGGCTCCTAGAGGTGTGGGGGCTCTGACTGATTCAAAGCATCAGTCAGGCAAATAAGATGAGTTAGTGGTTGAACAGAGCGATGGAGGGACAGAAATGTGATCAAGCAGTTATAACACAATGCTAATTGCAAAGTTGATTGTGGGTGTATAGGTGtttggtgtataattctttcaacctctgtgttttaaaatcttcatAGTAAAATACTGGGGGGAAAAGCATAATCAGGGTCCCAAGGATGTCCATCCCAGAGTAGACCCTCCCCAGAGGTTGGGCAGACGCTCACCGTTCCGGAGGTCCGTTTCAGTCAGCCGTTCTGAGGGCAGGATGCTCCTGCCAGCACACAGCACCTAGGCTGGCCCGCAGTGGGTACTCAGCAGTGGGTTTGCTGGATAAATGTGTCATGTCATCTCTCTCTGCACGAGCCCTGACCCCAGTCAGCCCAGCAAAGTTGGGAGTCAGTTCCCCTGTTCACAGCTCAGCATGTGCAAATAGAAGCCCTGTTTGGTGTTAGCACCTCAGGTGTGCCTGGTCACGGGAGGGGTTTCACAGGTAAAAGTGTCGCAGGGGTGAGGAGTGTTTTGTGAAAACGTACTCTTGGAGTCAGGGAGCAGTTCCTTGGTCAGCACTTTAGCCCTCAGTGGGGTCCATGGGGGCCTCCTTGACTGAGAGCTGTGGGCTTTGTCCTGGGACACTGATGAGCCACGGAAAGACTAGGTAGGGGCAGCACATGTGGCCCATCCGGGTTTTACAACAGTCCCCAGTGGACCAGAGGCCAAGAGCAGTGCATGGGAGTGGCAGGGGGGCCTCTGCAGTGTGGAGAGTCAGGAGGGGGCTTTCCAGCTGGAGCTGCAATGCTTGCCTGGGGGACTGGAGGAGTAGACGCCTGAGGCGATGGGTGGTCACCTCTTAGGCCAAGCCCTGAAACCTTGGCAGGGAGTGGCTTCTGCAGATGTAACTTGGCCACAGAGTTCTCATGGCTGCTTTTCCCCCTCCACCCAGGAAGAACATAGCCatctgtttaaatatattttttttttaatttcctgggttttttccctcttgttccaagctctgagcaccATCCTACTTCACTCCACTTCCATGGCCTGCACAGTTTCTTCCAGCAGCTCCAGGGTCAGTGGCTTCACTGTCTGGGACAGGACAGCTGTGGTCCCAGGGGCAAAGCGGTACTGGCTAGgcctgggagagggaagggatggCCTCTCAACTTGGGCCCATCATGTGGCCCATCTGTTTCTTGCACCCCCTGTCTCCCCTGCTACTGCCCCATCCTCCCTAGTGGTCCCCATCTCCCATGCTCTCACCTTTTTAAGGGCCTTGTGGGTGAGCTCAGTGTTCGCAGAAGCTTGGCGCCAGTCCCCATTATCACACATGCATCCACACTGCCCCCAGAGCCCAGGTCACCTAGGATCCCTGCAGTGATGGCTTCCACTAGCAGCTCCTGCGCGGCCTCCAGCTGTGATGATACATGTGTGTGATGCCTGATGGACCCTTTTGGTATCACCTTCAGGCTACAGCCTAGAGGTTTTGTTCGTCTCGAAGCCCAGACTATTTGCCATTTGCTCATACCCAAACCCCTCTCTTTCCCTACTCCCATCTCCAGCCCAAGCTCCCCTGCCctggtctctgcctccctctctcagaaGACCCTGTGTTCCTATTGCTCCCTATCTTCATAAACCTCTTTGAGTCACTTACACTTGTGGTTCTGCTTCCAGGGCTGTCCACCCAACCAATATGGTCTTGATCCCCAATCTACTGGTTCACTGCGTTTTCCCTTCTGGTCCTTAGGCACCTCTGAAGCAACACATGTCACCCACTTCCATCCCACCCCAAACAAAATCCAGACCCcacttgctgttccctcctcCTTGAGCTTCAAACGGTCCTCTCTGAGCTTTGACTTCTCCAGGAGTACAAACTTTGGCACTAACGGTGGTCTGCTGGAATAGCACTTCTTCACTCTGACTCCACTGGCCCCTCAGTCTTGACTCAGTcgtcacctcctccaagaagcctttcctgacctctAGACTAGGTCAGGTTATCTCTGTGTTATCCCAGCTCCAGCGTGCACTTCCCATCAATGAACGCGTAGTGGGCGACAGGTGTTGCTCACCACCATGTTGGGCTGGAACCGATCCTCCAGTACCGCCAGGGCCGCGTCCTGGCCCGAACCTGCAGGCAGGAGGGCATCTGAGGTAAGTCGCTGCCATCCCATTGCCGGATGAAGGTGAGGCCAGGGTCGCAGGGGCGGGATTCGTGGGGAAGGGGCGGAAGTGTTCACCCAGGGCTGTGAAGGGCAGACGGCTGTAGGAGCCATGGGGGTGCACGCTGTAGAGTTGCGGTCCGGTCAGGTCTACTCCGCCCACTATCAGCGACGCGCCCACGTAGCCCCGGAACCTTTCGCAGAATGGGCGTGGTGAGCCGCAAGCACACGGCTCCAGGTCCCGCCCCTCCGTGACACCGCCCCggacccacccctcccccacccttt
This portion of the Panthera uncia isolate 11264 chromosome E2 unlocalized genomic scaffold, Puncia_PCG_1.0 HiC_scaffold_20, whole genome shotgun sequence genome encodes:
- the CTRL gene encoding chymotrypsin-like protease CTRL-1, giving the protein MLLLSLTLSLGLLGSSWGCGIPAIKPVLSFSQRIVNGENAVPGSWPWQVSLQDSSGFHFCGGSLISQSWVVTAAHCKVIPGRHFVVLGEYDRSSNAEPLQVLSISKAITHPFWNPTTLNNDLTLLKLASPAQYTKRITPVCLASPNEALPAGLTCVTTGWGRLSGVGNVTPARLQQVALPLVTVSQCRQYWGSRITDSMICAGGSGASSCQGDSGGPLVCQKGNTWVLIGVVSWGTSNCNVHKPAIYTRVSKFSTWINQIIAYN
- the PSMB10 gene encoding proteasome subunit beta type-10, with product MLKPALEPRGGFSFENCQRNLSLERVLPGFRSPQAHKTGTTIAGLLFRDGVILGADTRATRDSVVMDKSCEKIHFIAPKIYCCGAGVAADAEMTTRMAASNMELHALSTGREPRVATVTRVLRQTLFRFRGYVGASLIVGGVDLTGPQLYSVHPHGSYSRLPFTALGSGQDAALAVLEDRFQPNMVLEAAQELLVEAITAGILGDLGSGGSVDACVIMGTGAKLLRTLSSPTRPLKRPSQYRFAPGTTAVLSQTVKPLTLELLEETVQAMEVE